GCATAGCCCAGCGTGGTGTAGGGCTTGCCGTCGGTGGCAGTGGTCACGTCGCCCACTTCCTCGCCGCCTCCCTCGGGCGGCACGACCACGCCGAGAATGTCGTTACCGCGCCGCGGATAGCCCGCGATGGTGAACACGTGGCTGTGATCGGCGGTGACGAGAATGAGCGTTTCGGCGGGATCGGTGTGTTCGACCGCGTATTGGACCGCGCGCGCGAACTCGACCGTCTCCTCGAGCGCGAAGCCAGCCTGGTTGCCGTGGTGGGCATGATCGATCCGCCCGCCTTCGACCATCAGGTAGTAGCCGTCCGGATCGCTCTCGAGGCGCGCGATCGCCTGCGCCGTCATGTCCGTCAGGGTCGGCTCGCCTGCACCCTTGAATCCGTCCTTTTCGGCCTCGTAGGTCATGTGGCTGTCCGAAAACAGCCCCAGCACCGGGGCATCCTTCGGGGCGGCTGCAAGCTCGGCAGCGGTGGTGACATAGGCCCCGCCAGTGCGCGCGACCCAGCGTGCGGGGAGATCGACATTCGTCTCGCGCCGGTCCCCGCCTGCCTCACTGCCGACGAACGCGCGCGACCCGCCGCCGAGCGCAACGTCGAATTCGCTTTCCACCAGCTGCGTCGCGATGTCCTTGCACCCGGACGTATCCTGCTGGTCGGCGGTTTCGATATAGGCTTCCCAGTTGCGATCGGCCGCGCGGGCATAGACGCTGGCCGGGGTGGCGTGGGTGATCCGCGCGGTGGAGACGATGCCGAGCGCCAGCCCGCGCTGCTTCACTTCCTCGCCCAGCAGCGGCAGCGCGTTCGCCAGCCCGGATGCGCAATTGCCGCGTATCACCGCCGGTCCGACACCGAGCACGCCGATCTTGGTCTTCTGACCCGAATGCATCGCGGTGGCGGTGCCGGCGCTGTCGGGCACCTGCGCGTTGGAATTGTAGGTCTTGACCAGCGCGACGTTTTCAAACTTTTCGAAGCTCAGCTGGTTCTCTTCGCCGGTCTCGCCGCGCTTCTGACCTTCGTAGATTCGCGCGGCGGTGATGGTCGAAATGCCCATCCCGTCGCCAATGAAGAGGATGACGTTCTTCGCCCGTTGCGGCGCCGGTGCGGTGCGAGCGACCTCCGCGGACCCGGCCGCGCTGTCCGGATAGGTGTAGTTGTTTGTCGTGCTGCAGGCAGCGAGCGGCAGCGCGGCGAAAGCCAGCGCCGCTGCGAATTTGGTCGAACTGATCATCGAAAAGGGCCTCCCCGGGAATCCACGGTTCCTCGCTATCGCCTGCGAATGCGTCGGGAAAGTGAAAGGTGGAGTTTCTGCACCGCACATCCTAAGTCGCTGCGCATGATTTCGATCGCCACATGGAACATCAATTCGGTCCGCCTGCGGATGCCGATCGTCGCGAAATTCATCGCCGAACAGGCGCCCGACGTGATCTGCCTGCAGGAAATCAAGTGCGAGAACGACAAGTTCCCGGCCGAGGCGCTGGCGAAGCTTGGTTATGAGCACCAGGCGGTGTGCGGCCAGAAGGGCTACCACGGCGTCGCGACGGTCAGCCGCATTCCTCTGAACGAGGTTTCGCGCCACGACTGGCAGGACAATGGCGAGGCGCGGCATATCGGGGTCGAGGTCGGCAATACCGGGATGGTGCTCGAAAACGTCTACGTGCCCGCCGGCGGCGACGTGCCGGACCGCGCGGTCAATCCGAAATTCGGGCAGAAGCTCGATTTCCTCGCACGCATGACCCGCTGGGCAGACCGGATCGACGCACCCACGCTGATCGTCGGCGATTTCAACGTTGCCCCGCTCGAAAGCGACGTGTGGAACCACAAGCAATTGCTCAAGGTCGTCAGTCATACTCCGATCGAGGTCGAAACGCTGGGCAGGTTCCGCGATGCGCATGGCTGGGTCGATATCGGGCGCGAGCATATTCGCGATCCGGAGCGCTACTTCAGCTGGTGGTCGTACCGCTCGCCCGACTGGCGCAAGA
The Erythrobacter sp. JK5 DNA segment above includes these coding regions:
- a CDS encoding alkaline phosphatase — translated: MISSTKFAAALAFAALPLAACSTTNNYTYPDSAAGSAEVARTAPAPQRAKNVILFIGDGMGISTITAARIYEGQKRGETGEENQLSFEKFENVALVKTYNSNAQVPDSAGTATAMHSGQKTKIGVLGVGPAVIRGNCASGLANALPLLGEEVKQRGLALGIVSTARITHATPASVYARAADRNWEAYIETADQQDTSGCKDIATQLVESEFDVALGGGSRAFVGSEAGGDRRETNVDLPARWVARTGGAYVTTAAELAAAPKDAPVLGLFSDSHMTYEAEKDGFKGAGEPTLTDMTAQAIARLESDPDGYYLMVEGGRIDHAHHGNQAGFALEETVEFARAVQYAVEHTDPAETLILVTADHSHVFTIAGYPRRGNDILGVVVPPEGGGEEVGDVTTATDGKPYTTLGYANGPSAIANLGERPVPATGIAARPQATVPLYSETHGGEDVALFATGPGAQAARGVIEQNVIYNIIRSAFGWE
- a CDS encoding exodeoxyribonuclease III; the protein is MISIATWNINSVRLRMPIVAKFIAEQAPDVICLQEIKCENDKFPAEALAKLGYEHQAVCGQKGYHGVATVSRIPLNEVSRHDWQDNGEARHIGVEVGNTGMVLENVYVPAGGDVPDRAVNPKFGQKLDFLARMTRWADRIDAPTLIVGDFNVAPLESDVWNHKQLLKVVSHTPIEVETLGRFRDAHGWVDIGREHIRDPERYFSWWSYRSPDWRKNDRGRRLDHMWASPDLARQAKAHRVLEDARDWDKPSDHIPLITEFDL